From the Toxotes jaculatrix isolate fToxJac2 chromosome 15, fToxJac2.pri, whole genome shotgun sequence genome, one window contains:
- the LOC121194177 gene encoding T-cell surface glycoprotein CD3 zeta chain-like isoform X2: MLTWKVLLHLNLQAKATVEGFFTNPIICYVLDGFLIVYCICATALFVKEKYSHKSSVAFEMPDNQEDNCALYQELERPKDADPYQVLEPSKRKKKAGKKKKSQSAQPVENGSLVPSVPSPPASSQ; the protein is encoded by the exons ATGCTGACATGGAAAGTCTTATTACATCTGAATCTGCAAGCTAAAGCGACTG TAGAGGGTTTTTTCACTAACCCCATCATCTGTTATGTCCTGGACGGGTTCCTGATTGTTTACTGCATCTGTGCCACTGCATTGTTCGTCAAAGAAAAG tATTCCCACAAATCATCTGTGGCTTTTGAAATGCCT GATAACCAGGAAGACAATTGCGCCCTTTACCAA GAGCTTGAGAGGCCAAAGGATGCTGATCCCTATCAGGTGCTTGAACCATCAAAAAGAAAG AAAAAggctggaaagaaaaagaaatctcaG TCAGCCCAACCTGTGGAGAACGGATCTTTGGTCCCCAGTGTCCCATCTCCACCTGCGTCTTCCCAGTGA
- the LOC121194177 gene encoding T-cell surface glycoprotein CD3 zeta chain-like isoform X1 — protein MDKLRTGVFMLFMLLEPVSCSIEGFFTNPIICYVLDGFLIVYCICATALFVKEKYSHKSSVAFEMPDNQEDNCALYQELERPKDADPYQVLEPSKRKKKAGKKKKSQSAQPVENGSLVPSVPSPPASSQ, from the exons atggacaaGCTGAGGACTGGTGTGTTTATGCTGTTTATGCTCCTGGAGCCTGTTTCCTGTTCAA TAGAGGGTTTTTTCACTAACCCCATCATCTGTTATGTCCTGGACGGGTTCCTGATTGTTTACTGCATCTGTGCCACTGCATTGTTCGTCAAAGAAAAG tATTCCCACAAATCATCTGTGGCTTTTGAAATGCCT GATAACCAGGAAGACAATTGCGCCCTTTACCAA GAGCTTGAGAGGCCAAAGGATGCTGATCCCTATCAGGTGCTTGAACCATCAAAAAGAAAG AAAAAggctggaaagaaaaagaaatctcaG TCAGCCCAACCTGTGGAGAACGGATCTTTGGTCCCCAGTGTCCCATCTCCACCTGCGTCTTCCCAGTGA